A section of the Amycolatopsis sp. AA4 genome encodes:
- a CDS encoding DNA repair helicase XPB, whose translation MTDGPLIVQSDKTVLLEVDNPRADDARIAIAPFAELERAPEHVHTYRITPLALWNARAAGHDAEQVVDALTTYSRFPVPQPLLIDVVDVMGRFGRLQIANHPAHGLVMTTTDRAVLEEVSRNKKISPMLGARIDDDTVIVHPSERGRLKQALLKVGWPAEDLAGYVDGEAHPIDLAEDDWHLRDYQRKAAEAFWAGGSGVVVLPCGAGKTLVGAAAMAHAKATTLILVTNTVAGRQWKRELVARTSLTEDEIGEYSGEKKEIRPVTIATYQVVTRKTKGEYRHLELFDSRDWGLVVYDEVHLLPAPVFRMTADLQSRRRLGLTATLVREDGREGDVFSLIGPKRYDVPWRDIEAQGWIAPAECTEVRVTLTENERLQYATADSDERYKLAATAMTKIPVIRSIVDKHPGEPTLVIGAYLDQLEMLGAELEAPVIQGATKNKEREELFDKFRRGELRTLVVSKVANFSIDLPEASVAIQVSGTFGSRQEEAQRLGRLLRPKGDGRQAHFYSIVSRDTVDTEYAAHRQRFLAEQGYAYHIVDAEDLRRPL comes from the coding sequence GTGACTGATGGCCCCCTGATCGTCCAGTCCGACAAAACCGTGCTGCTCGAGGTCGACAATCCGCGTGCCGACGACGCGCGGATCGCGATCGCGCCGTTCGCCGAACTGGAACGCGCGCCCGAACACGTGCACACCTACCGGATCACGCCGCTCGCGCTGTGGAACGCGCGCGCGGCCGGACACGACGCGGAACAGGTGGTGGACGCGCTCACCACGTACTCGCGCTTCCCGGTGCCGCAGCCGCTCCTGATCGACGTCGTGGACGTGATGGGCCGGTTCGGGCGGCTGCAGATCGCCAACCACCCGGCGCACGGCCTGGTCATGACCACCACCGACCGCGCGGTCCTCGAAGAGGTCTCGCGCAACAAGAAGATCAGCCCGATGCTGGGCGCGCGGATCGACGACGACACGGTGATCGTGCACCCGTCCGAACGCGGGCGGCTCAAGCAGGCGCTGCTGAAGGTCGGCTGGCCCGCCGAGGACCTCGCCGGGTACGTGGACGGCGAAGCACACCCGATCGACCTCGCCGAGGACGACTGGCACCTGCGCGACTACCAGCGGAAAGCGGCGGAAGCGTTCTGGGCGGGCGGGTCCGGCGTCGTCGTGCTGCCGTGCGGCGCGGGCAAAACGCTGGTCGGCGCGGCCGCGATGGCGCACGCCAAGGCGACCACGCTGATCCTGGTCACCAACACCGTCGCCGGGCGGCAGTGGAAGCGCGAGCTGGTCGCGCGCACGTCGCTCACCGAGGACGAGATCGGCGAGTACTCCGGGGAGAAGAAGGAGATCCGGCCGGTCACCATCGCGACGTACCAGGTCGTCACGCGCAAGACCAAGGGCGAGTACCGGCACCTGGAGCTGTTCGATTCGCGCGACTGGGGCCTGGTCGTCTACGACGAGGTGCACCTGCTGCCCGCACCGGTGTTCCGGATGACCGCGGACCTGCAGTCGCGGCGGCGGCTCGGCTTGACCGCCACGCTGGTGCGCGAGGACGGCCGCGAGGGCGACGTATTCTCGCTGATCGGCCCGAAGCGGTACGACGTGCCGTGGCGCGACATCGAGGCGCAGGGCTGGATCGCGCCCGCGGAATGCACCGAGGTGCGGGTGACGCTGACCGAGAACGAACGCCTGCAGTACGCCACCGCGGACTCCGACGAGCGGTACAAGCTCGCGGCCACGGCGATGACGAAAATCCCGGTGATCCGGTCCATTGTGGACAAGCATCCCGGCGAACCGACCCTGGTGATCGGCGCGTACCTCGACCAGCTCGAGATGCTGGGCGCGGAACTGGAGGCCCCGGTCATCCAGGGGGCGACGAAGAACAAGGAGCGCGAGGAACTGTTCGACAAGTTCCGCCGCGGCGAATTGCGCACGCTGGTGGTGTCGAAGGTGGCCAACTTCTCGATCGACCTGCCGGAAGCGTCGGTGGCGATCCAGGTTTCGGGCACATTCGGTTCGCGCCAGGAGGAAGCGCAACGCCTGGGCCGGCTCTTGCGTCCGAAGGGCGACGGACGGCAGGCGCACTTCTACTCGATCGTCTCGCGGGACACAGTGGACACGGAGTACGCCGCGCACCGGCAGCGTTTCCTTGCCGAGCAGGGCTACGCGTACCACATCGTCGACGCGGAAGACCTGCGTCGACCGCTGTGA
- a CDS encoding DUF4253 domain-containing protein yields MTIAPFRPGVGAPPVQTLPPGRWHGRIWVSEEPLTRPQRYLSCVAEFERSGLWPVLIPPDQRFAARGEDWLDDRGRLAPAGHRVANADPAEVLARWWDGSCCDGACLRPFDTRFPGLAKRSHRRSDPLAEAGNTGSILAARTPHRLGLVQADRPADVPALIGWTGMIKSTDQVAELSAVLRSWEDRFGATLVTLGFDSLELSVSAPPRTHARALTVAAEHRAFSLPTYLTQPGNLREYATSLVQSRRWRFSWA; encoded by the coding sequence ATGACGATCGCACCGTTCCGCCCCGGCGTCGGGGCACCGCCGGTCCAGACCTTGCCGCCCGGGCGCTGGCACGGGCGGATCTGGGTGTCGGAAGAGCCGCTCACGCGGCCGCAGCGGTACTTGAGCTGCGTCGCGGAGTTCGAGCGGTCCGGGCTGTGGCCCGTGCTGATCCCGCCCGACCAGCGCTTCGCCGCCCGAGGCGAAGACTGGCTGGACGACCGCGGCCGCCTCGCACCGGCCGGCCACCGCGTCGCGAACGCCGACCCCGCCGAGGTCCTGGCCCGCTGGTGGGACGGCTCCTGCTGCGACGGAGCCTGCCTGCGCCCGTTCGACACCCGCTTCCCCGGTCTGGCGAAACGCTCGCACCGCCGCTCGGACCCCCTGGCCGAAGCAGGCAACACCGGCTCGATCCTTGCCGCCCGCACCCCGCACCGCCTGGGCCTCGTCCAAGCCGACCGCCCCGCCGACGTCCCCGCCCTCATCGGCTGGACGGGAATGATCAAGTCGACAGACCAGGTCGCGGAGCTGTCGGCAGTCCTGCGCAGCTGGGAAGACCGCTTCGGCGCGACCCTCGTGACGCTGGGCTTCGACTCCCTCGAACTGTCTGTTTCCGCCCCACCCCGCACCCACGCCAGGGCACTGACGGTGGCGGCCGAACACCGAGCCTTCAGCCTCCCGACGTACCTCACGCAGCCGGGAAACCTGCGCGAGTACGCGACGTCCCTGGTGCAGTCACGCCGATGGAGGTTCTCGTGGGCATGA
- a CDS encoding DUF72 domain-containing protein — MSKIGQIRIGTSGWRYPPWRGAFYPSGLPQRRELEHLSRQMNAVELNGSFYSLQRPERYRGWHAETPAGFLFAVKGGRFITHLKQLRDVETALANFYASGVLALTDKLGPFLWQLPPRLTFDPDRVSTFLGQLPRTTGEAAALGAKHDDKLKSPPFLEPGPDRPVRHALEVRHPSFTTTEALDLLKKHRVALVTSDAAAPWPYREDQTTDFSYVRLHGSDELYTSNYSDSALRDWAAKITEWHDGGRRDVHVYFDNDSKVAAPHNAVTLARLLDLPVETDRPQ; from the coding sequence GTGAGCAAGATCGGCCAGATCCGAATAGGCACGTCCGGCTGGCGATACCCGCCGTGGCGCGGCGCGTTCTATCCCTCCGGCCTGCCGCAACGGCGCGAGCTCGAGCACCTCTCCCGCCAGATGAACGCCGTCGAGCTCAACGGATCCTTCTATTCCCTCCAGCGCCCGGAGCGATACCGCGGCTGGCACGCCGAAACGCCGGCCGGGTTCCTGTTCGCGGTCAAGGGCGGCCGGTTCATCACGCACCTCAAACAACTGCGCGACGTCGAAACCGCGCTCGCGAACTTCTACGCGTCCGGCGTCCTAGCCCTCACCGACAAACTGGGCCCGTTCCTCTGGCAACTCCCGCCGCGACTCACCTTCGACCCCGATCGAGTCTCGACGTTCCTCGGCCAACTCCCCCGCACCACCGGCGAAGCAGCCGCTCTCGGCGCGAAGCACGACGACAAACTCAAGTCCCCACCGTTCCTCGAACCAGGACCCGACCGGCCAGTGCGCCACGCGCTCGAAGTGCGCCACCCAAGCTTCACCACCACCGAAGCGCTGGACTTGCTCAAGAAACACCGAGTAGCCCTGGTGACCTCGGACGCCGCCGCGCCGTGGCCGTACCGAGAGGACCAGACCACTGACTTCAGCTACGTCCGGCTGCACGGTTCGGACGAGCTCTACACCAGCAATTACTCCGACTCCGCCCTGCGCGACTGGGCCGCGAAAATCACCGAATGGCACGACGGCGGCCGCCGCGACGTGCACGTCTACTTCGACAACGACAGCAAAGTCGCGGCCCCGCACAACGCCGTCACGCTCGCCCGCCTCCTCGACCTCCCCGTCGAAACCGACCGACCACAGTGA